CTCCGCATCGCATCCTTGAATGCCTGCAGGACATGGAGCTGGTATTTGGCGGCGAACGCCTGGCGCTGCTGGCCCGTGAGCTGACCAAGACCTTCGAAACCCTCAAGGGCCTGCCATTGGAAGAGCTGCGTGCGTTCGTCGAGGGCGACAGCAACCAACAGCGCGGCGAGTGCGTGGTGCTGGTGGCGGGCTGGGCCGCGCCAGAGGACGAAGACGCCGTGGGCAGCGAGGCCATGCGCGTCCTGGACTTGCTGCTCAAGGAGATGCCGCTCAAGCGAGCCGCAGCCCTGGCGGCGGAAATTACCGGCGTGCGCAAGAACCTCTTATATCAAGTGGCGCTGGATAAGCAGAAAGCCGAATAGTTCCGGTGTTAAACCGGTATTGCGTCTGAACGTGATGGCAATTCTGAACTTTTATTACTTGTCCTAAGTCCGCCGTGCCGTTAACCTGCGCGGCGGAGAGTCGATTGGACAGTCGCTGCCCTCTATGAAAATTAGGGGGGGGAGGAAAGTCCGGGCTCCATAGGGCGAAGTGCCAGGTAATGCCTGGGAGGCGTGAGCCTACGGAAAGTGCCACAGAAAATAACCGCCTAAGCACTTCGGTGCCGGTAAGGGTGAAAAGGTGCGGTAAGAGCGCACCGCACGACTGGCAACAGTTCGTGGCTAGGTAAACCCCACTTGGAGCAAGACCAAATAGGGTCCCAAGGCGTGGCCCGCGCTGGGACCGGGTAGGTTGCTAAAGATGTCCAGTGATGGCCATCGTAGACGAATGACTGTTCAAGACAGAACCCGGCTTACAGATCGACTCTCCACCTTTTTCCTTCTGTCCGAATCTCGGGCAGAAAACCGGTAGTAACGCAAGAATCCCTCCCTGCCGAATCATTGGCAGATGCATCTTCGTAATACCAAAAAAATCTTACTCTTAATAAATTACTTTAACTTCGAGCTATAGCTCTTTGAGCTATTTGCGCTTGTTAGGCCAAAAACATCGCCGAACTCTGGTTTCTCCTCCCTTTACGCTCCTAAATCTCCGTTCTGTAAGGCTTTTCCTTGAATCCGCGCCTTGACGGTGTGGTGGGCGCATTCCTATAGTGTGCGCAAGTGGCGGAAAGTGGCACAAAGTGGGTTTTTTGAACGTAAAACGCTAAAATTTGGAGAAGCGCATCTGTGTTTCGCGGAGCTAACGCTATCAGTCTCGATGCAAAAGGCCGTCTCGCCATGCCGAGCCGGTATCGTGACGAGCTGATTTCGCGAAGTTCTGGACAGTTGATCATCACGATCGATGCCGTTGACCCTTGTTTATGTGTTTACCCCCTCGATGAGTGGGAGTTGATTGAAACCAAACTGCGCGCCCTGCCTTCATTGCGTGAAGAGAACCGTCGCCTGCAGCGTTTGCTGATTGGTAACGCCGTCGACCTCGAGTTGGATGGCAGCGGTCGCTTCCTGGTGCCTCCGCGTCTGCGCGAGTACGCCAAGCTGGATAAGCGCGCAATGCTGGTTGGCCAACTGAACAAGTTCCAATTGTGGGACGAAGATGCCTGGGATGCTGTTTCTGCAGCTGACCTGGCTGCTATTCAACAACCGGGCGCTATGCCTGATGAACTGCGTGATTTGATCCTGTGACTATTGATAGCGGCTTTAACCACATCACCGTACTGCTTGACGAAGCCGTTGAGGCTCTCGCCGTACGCGCGGATGGCTGCTATCTGGATGGCACCTTCGGCAGGGGCGGGCATAGCCGGTTGATACTCAGCCAGCTCGGGTCCGATGGCAAACTCCTCGGGTTTGATAAAGACCCTCAAGCGATTGCCACCGGGCAAGCGCTAGCGGCCGAAGACGGCCGCTTTGTCGTTGTGCAGCGCAGCTTTGCCGAACTGGGTGCTGAAGTCGCCGAACGTGGCATGGCGGGCAAGGTGGCCGGGGTTTTGCTCGACCTGGGCGTGTCTTCGCCGCAGCTCGACGACCCGGAGCGCGGCTTCAGTTTCATGAACGATGGCCCGCTCGATATGCGCATGGACCCGACTCGGGGCATCAGCGCAGCGGAATTCATTGCGACCGCGCCCCATGAAGAAATCACCCGCGTGTTCAAGGAGTACGGTGAAGAGCGTTTCGCCGGTCGCATGGCCCGTGCCGTGGTCGAGCGCCGTGAAATCCAGCCGTTCGAACGCACCGCCGACCTGGCCGAAGTGCTGAAGGTCGCCAACCCCGCGTGGGAAAAAGGCAAGAACCCGGCGACCCGTGCGTTCCAAGGCCTGCGCATTCACGTAAACAACGAATTGGGTGACCTGGAGGCCGGCCTTGAGGCTGCCCTCGAGGCGCTGGAAGTGGGCGGTCGCCTTGTCGTGATCAGCTTCCACTCCCTGGAAGACCGTATCGTCAAACTGTTCATGCGTCGCCTGGTCAAGGGTGAGTCCGACAACCTGCCGCGCAACCTGCCGGTGCGTTTCGAAGCCTTTGTGCCGAAAATCAAAATCCATGGCAAAGCGCAGTTCGCTTCCGAAGCCGAACTCAAGGCCAACCCACGTTCCCGCAGCGCCGTCATGCGCGTTGCCGAGAAGCTGCGGTGAGCAAGCTTTTTGCCAAGCCCCTCCCGGGCGGCAGCTTCTTTATGATGCTGCTGTTTGTCGGTGTGCTGGTTTCCGCGATTGCGGTGTCCTACAGCGCCCACTACAACCGTCAACTGCTCAATACCCTGTACGGGGAACTGAGTGTGCGTGACAAGGCACAAGCGGAGTGGGGCCGGTTGATCCTGGAGCAAAGCACCTGGACGGCCCATAGCCGTATCGAAGTGCTGGCCACCGAACAGCTGAAAATGCACATTCCTGGCGCGGCTGAAGTCCGCATGGTGGCGCCATGATGAAACTCGAGGGCGCACTCTACCCCTGGCGCTTCCGCCTGATGCTCGGCTTGCTGGCATTGATGGTGGGTGCGATTGCCTGGCGGATCATCGATCTGCAAGTGGTCGATCGCGACTTCCTGATCGGCGAGGGTAACGCCCGTAGCTTGCGTCATATCCCGATTCCTGCACACCGCGGCCTGATCACCGACCGCAACGGCGAGCCCTTGGCCGTTAGTACCCCGGTGACCACCCTGTGGGCGAACGCAAAGGAATTGCAGGTCGCCAAGGATCGTTGGCCGGCCCTTGCCTCTGCGTTGGGACAAGATCCGAAAGCCTTGGCTGAGCGCCTGGAGGCCCAGGCCAATAAAGAGTTTATCTACCTGGTTCGCGGGCTGACCCCTGAACAAGGCCAGCAAGTGCTCGACCTTAAAGTCCCCGGTGTCTACGGCATCGAGGAATTCCGTCGTTTCTACCCGGCGGGTGAAACCACTGCGCATATGGTCGGCTTCACCGACATCGATGACCATGGCCGTGAAGGCGTGGAACTCGCCTACGATGAATGGCTCGCCGGGGTTCCCGGCAAACGACAAGTCATCAAGGATCGGCGTGGCAGACTGATCAAGGATGTCCAAGTCACCAAAAACGCCAAGGCCGGTAAGCCCTTGGCGTTGTCGATTGACCTGCGCCTGCAATACCTGGCCAACCGCGAGCTGCGTAACGCGATCATCGAAAACGGCGCCAAGGCCGGCAGCCTGGTGATCATGGACGTGAAGACCGGCGAGATCCTCGCCATGGTCAACCAGCCGACCTACAACCCGAACAACCGTCGCAACCTGCAACCGGCGATGATGCGCAACCGCGCGATGATCGACGTGTTCGAGCCGGGTTCGACCATGAAAGCCATCTCCATGAGTGCTGCCCTCGAAACCGGACGCTGGAAGCCCAGCGACAAGGTCGAGGTGTATCCAGGCACCTTGCAGTTGGGCAAATACACCATTCGTGACGTATCGCGCACTGAAGGTCCGGTGCTGGATTTGACAGGTATCCTGATCAACTCCAGTAACGTGGGCATGAGTAAGGTCGCCTTCGATATCGGCGGTGAAACCATCTACCACCTGGCGCAGAAGATCGGTCTGGGCCAGCCCACTGGCCTCGACTTCCCAGGCGAGCGCGTGGGCAACCTGCCGAACTATCGCGACTGGAAAAAGGCCGAGACCGCCACGCTTTCCTACGGTTACGGCCTGTCGGTGACGGCGATCCAACTGGCCCACGCTTTCTCTGTATTGGCGAATAATGGCCGGATGGTTCCGCTGAGCCTGATCCACGTCGACGAAGCACCTAAAGCTACTCAGGTGATTCCGGAAAACGTCGCCAAGACCATGCAAGGCATGCTGCAACAAGTGATCGAAGCACCGCGCGGCGTATTCCGTGCCCAGGTGCCGGCGTATCACGTGGCCGGCAAGTCGGGTACTGCGCGTAAAACCTCGGTGGGCACCAAGGGCTACGCCGAAAACTCCTACCGTTCGCTGTTCGCCGGTTTCGGCCCGATGAGCGATCCACGCTACGCCATCGTCGTGGTGATCGATGAGCCGAGCAAAGCCGGTTACTTCGGCGGCCTGGTATCGGCGCCGGTGTTCAGCAAAGTGATGTCCGGCACCCTGCGCCTGATGAACATCACGCCGGACAACCTGCCGCCGACCCAACAAGCGAACGCCGGACCACCGGCCGCTGCCGTAAAAGCCAATGGAGGGCGCGGCTGATGTCTCTTAGCCTGAACAAGATTTTTGCCCACGCCGGTCGCGATCTACTGATTCGCGAGTTGAGCCTGGACAGCCGTAATGTGCGTGCCGGTGACCTGTTCCTGGCCGTGCCTGGCGGTAAATTCGATGGCCGCGCGCATATCGCGGATGCGTTGCAACGCGGTGCGGCCGCCGTGGCTTATGAAGTGGAAGGCGCCACCGTGCTG
The genomic region above belongs to Pseudomonas azotoformans and contains:
- the mraZ gene encoding division/cell wall cluster transcriptional repressor MraZ; amino-acid sequence: MFRGANAISLDAKGRLAMPSRYRDELISRSSGQLIITIDAVDPCLCVYPLDEWELIETKLRALPSLREENRRLQRLLIGNAVDLELDGSGRFLVPPRLREYAKLDKRAMLVGQLNKFQLWDEDAWDAVSAADLAAIQQPGAMPDELRDLIL
- the rsmH gene encoding 16S rRNA (cytosine(1402)-N(4))-methyltransferase RsmH encodes the protein MTIDSGFNHITVLLDEAVEALAVRADGCYLDGTFGRGGHSRLILSQLGSDGKLLGFDKDPQAIATGQALAAEDGRFVVVQRSFAELGAEVAERGMAGKVAGVLLDLGVSSPQLDDPERGFSFMNDGPLDMRMDPTRGISAAEFIATAPHEEITRVFKEYGEERFAGRMARAVVERREIQPFERTADLAEVLKVANPAWEKGKNPATRAFQGLRIHVNNELGDLEAGLEAALEALEVGGRLVVISFHSLEDRIVKLFMRRLVKGESDNLPRNLPVRFEAFVPKIKIHGKAQFASEAELKANPRSRSAVMRVAEKLR
- the ftsL gene encoding cell division protein FtsL; this translates as MSKLFAKPLPGGSFFMMLLFVGVLVSAIAVSYSAHYNRQLLNTLYGELSVRDKAQAEWGRLILEQSTWTAHSRIEVLATEQLKMHIPGAAEVRMVAP
- a CDS encoding peptidoglycan D,D-transpeptidase FtsI family protein, which gives rise to MKLEGALYPWRFRLMLGLLALMVGAIAWRIIDLQVVDRDFLIGEGNARSLRHIPIPAHRGLITDRNGEPLAVSTPVTTLWANAKELQVAKDRWPALASALGQDPKALAERLEAQANKEFIYLVRGLTPEQGQQVLDLKVPGVYGIEEFRRFYPAGETTAHMVGFTDIDDHGREGVELAYDEWLAGVPGKRQVIKDRRGRLIKDVQVTKNAKAGKPLALSIDLRLQYLANRELRNAIIENGAKAGSLVIMDVKTGEILAMVNQPTYNPNNRRNLQPAMMRNRAMIDVFEPGSTMKAISMSAALETGRWKPSDKVEVYPGTLQLGKYTIRDVSRTEGPVLDLTGILINSSNVGMSKVAFDIGGETIYHLAQKIGLGQPTGLDFPGERVGNLPNYRDWKKAETATLSYGYGLSVTAIQLAHAFSVLANNGRMVPLSLIHVDEAPKATQVIPENVAKTMQGMLQQVIEAPRGVFRAQVPAYHVAGKSGTARKTSVGTKGYAENSYRSLFAGFGPMSDPRYAIVVVIDEPSKAGYFGGLVSAPVFSKVMSGTLRLMNITPDNLPPTQQANAGPPAAAVKANGGRG